A portion of the Actomonas aquatica genome contains these proteins:
- a CDS encoding complex I subunit 1/NuoH family protein, translated as MNPTATGPFLERAPLELRDAVVGWFPQPLHWLVHHLITVVAILAVFGLFFAMLTIVERKFLARIQNRRGPNRAALPWAPKLRLWGLTQPFADAVKALTKEDVVPADADKFLHFLAPVVVCSFALMTFAVIPFGQNIIAIELDAAVLYFFAAGAASELAIFMAGWASQNKYALLAAMRALAQLISYELPLLLSIVPVVLITGSLSTMEIVEAQGGYAFGFIPQWNILTPWGIAGFLVFFIATLAETNRSPFDLPEAESELIAGHLTEYSGFKYALFFMAEYFGMTALCGFGVTLFLGGWQAPLPFLTFIPSYAWFGLKLFLMVLSLIWIRGTLLRLRIDQLTRLSWKLLVPLALVNLLNAAVWSLTADVSLVGQILRWTISLAVVVTTFVVLGRRLGSGLGPRTYRYAS; from the coding sequence ATGAACCCGACCGCCACTGGTCCCTTCCTGGAACGGGCCCCGCTGGAACTCCGTGACGCCGTCGTCGGCTGGTTCCCCCAGCCCCTTCACTGGCTGGTGCACCACCTCATCACCGTCGTCGCGATCCTCGCGGTCTTTGGCCTGTTCTTTGCGATGCTCACCATCGTGGAACGCAAGTTCCTCGCCCGCATCCAAAACCGCCGCGGCCCCAATCGCGCCGCCCTGCCTTGGGCTCCCAAGCTTCGCCTCTGGGGCCTCACCCAACCCTTCGCCGACGCCGTCAAAGCCCTCACCAAGGAAGACGTCGTCCCGGCCGACGCCGACAAGTTCCTCCACTTCCTCGCGCCGGTCGTGGTCTGCAGCTTTGCCCTGATGACCTTCGCGGTCATCCCCTTCGGCCAAAACATCATCGCCATCGAACTCGACGCCGCGGTGCTCTACTTTTTCGCCGCCGGCGCCGCCTCCGAACTCGCCATCTTCATGGCCGGTTGGGCCAGCCAGAACAAATACGCGCTGCTCGCCGCCATGCGCGCGCTCGCCCAGCTCATCAGCTACGAGCTGCCGCTCTTGCTTTCCATCGTGCCGGTCGTGCTCATCACCGGCTCCCTCTCCACCATGGAGATCGTCGAAGCCCAGGGCGGTTACGCCTTCGGTTTTATTCCTCAGTGGAACATCCTTACTCCGTGGGGCATCGCCGGGTTCCTCGTCTTCTTCATTGCCACCTTGGCCGAGACCAACCGCTCGCCGTTCGACCTGCCCGAGGCCGAAAGTGAACTGATCGCCGGTCACCTCACCGAGTATTCGGGTTTCAAATACGCCCTCTTCTTCATGGCCGAATACTTCGGCATGACCGCCCTCTGCGGTTTCGGTGTCACCCTCTTCCTCGGCGGCTGGCAGGCTCCGTTGCCCTTCCTCACCTTCATCCCCTCCTACGCCTGGTTCGGCCTAAAGCTTTTCCTCATGGTGCTGTCGCTCATCTGGATCCGCGGCACACTGCTGCGCCTGCGCATCGATCAGCTCACCCGCCTGTCGTGGAAGCTGCTCGTGCCGCTCGCGTTGGTGAACCTGCTGAACGCCGCCGTCTGGTCGCTCACCGCCGACGTCTCGCTCGTCGGCCAAATCCTTCGTTGGACGATCTCCCTCGCGGTGGTCGTCACCACCTTCGTGGTCCTCGGCCGCCGCCTCGGCTCCGGCCTCGGCCCCCGCACCTACCGCTACGCGTCATGA
- the nuoL gene encoding NADH-quinone oxidoreductase subunit L: MTLPVSLLWLIPALPLLAAGITALLPATARRAGSSLAIGALGLSFILSVGALLTALQDPAAHSVSNFAWFDLGDGALRLGWLLDPLTAFMAVMVTFVGTLIFIFASGYMADDARYKQFFCFLSLFAAAMLGLIVANSLLLLFISWEVVGLASYLLIGFWFTKPEAAAAAKKAFITTRIGDLGFLLGLVWLYDAGGSLLLYDGGTGVLEPATLAHLSTTFVCGGLAASTAIGLLLFCGAVGKSGQFPLHVWLPDAMEGPTPVSALIHAATMVAAGVFLIARIFPLMAADQGLAEVPVRALTVVAYIGAITALLGACIAVAQNDLKRVLAFSTVSQLGYMMLAIGVGSWVAAIFHLLTHAFFKALLFLGAGSVIHGMHHEQDMRFMGGLSKKMKTTFRTFAVGMMALAGVPFLFSGFWSKEAILHAAHEWDVSHLPLVFGLIAVVLTAFYMTRLMAETFSGHGRSSHAEHAHESPASMTLPLVILAVCAVLLGFLGTPAWPWLQSMLLGQHEVHGHSIFAGAGLMVLSIVLVAFGIGAGWFIYGRSPRRYAQDADPLQAKAPGLFAALAARLGFDELYAATAFRLNDAVATAADFADRWVWGGVIKALGGLGRLIGLTNLESDEEIINRGFDGTSRSLRESGESYSRVQTGDAHGYLLTIALSFVVLATLLLIGGLR; the protein is encoded by the coding sequence ATGACGCTCCCGGTTTCACTTCTTTGGCTCATTCCTGCGCTGCCCTTGCTGGCCGCCGGCATCACGGCGCTGCTCCCGGCCACGGCTCGCCGCGCGGGTTCCAGCCTGGCGATTGGCGCGCTGGGCCTCTCCTTTATTCTCTCCGTCGGGGCGCTGCTCACCGCCCTGCAGGATCCCGCCGCTCACTCGGTCAGCAACTTTGCCTGGTTTGACCTCGGCGACGGCGCGCTCCGCCTCGGTTGGCTGCTCGACCCACTCACCGCCTTCATGGCCGTGATGGTGACCTTCGTCGGCACCCTCATCTTCATCTTCGCCAGCGGCTACATGGCCGACGATGCCCGCTACAAACAGTTCTTCTGTTTCCTCAGCCTGTTCGCCGCCGCGATGCTCGGCCTGATCGTCGCCAACAGCCTGTTGCTGCTCTTCATCAGCTGGGAAGTGGTCGGCCTCGCCTCCTACCTGCTCATCGGTTTCTGGTTCACCAAACCCGAAGCCGCCGCCGCCGCCAAAAAGGCCTTCATCACCACCCGAATCGGTGACCTCGGTTTCCTGCTCGGTCTGGTCTGGCTCTACGATGCCGGCGGTTCGCTGCTCCTCTACGATGGCGGCACCGGAGTGCTCGAGCCCGCAACGCTCGCCCATCTTTCGACCACCTTCGTCTGCGGTGGCCTCGCCGCCTCCACCGCCATCGGTCTGCTGCTCTTCTGCGGCGCCGTCGGCAAGTCCGGCCAGTTCCCGCTGCACGTGTGGCTGCCCGACGCCATGGAGGGTCCCACGCCGGTCTCGGCCCTCATCCACGCGGCCACCATGGTGGCCGCCGGCGTCTTTCTCATCGCCCGCATTTTCCCGCTCATGGCCGCCGACCAAGGCCTCGCCGAGGTGCCGGTGCGCGCCCTCACCGTCGTCGCTTACATCGGCGCAATCACCGCCCTGCTCGGCGCCTGCATCGCCGTTGCTCAGAACGATCTCAAACGCGTCCTCGCTTTTTCAACCGTCTCCCAGCTCGGCTACATGATGCTGGCGATCGGCGTCGGTTCGTGGGTGGCCGCCATCTTCCATCTGCTCACCCACGCCTTCTTCAAGGCCCTGCTCTTCCTCGGCGCCGGCTCGGTCATCCACGGCATGCACCACGAGCAGGACATGCGCTTCATGGGCGGACTCTCCAAGAAGATGAAGACCACCTTCCGCACCTTCGCCGTCGGCATGATGGCGCTCGCGGGCGTGCCCTTCCTCTTCTCCGGATTTTGGAGCAAGGAAGCCATTCTGCATGCCGCGCACGAATGGGACGTCTCTCACCTGCCGCTGGTCTTTGGCCTCATCGCCGTCGTGCTCACGGCGTTCTACATGACCCGCCTGATGGCCGAAACCTTTAGCGGACACGGCCGTTCATCTCACGCCGAACACGCTCACGAATCTCCGGCCAGCATGACCCTACCGCTCGTGATCCTGGCGGTCTGCGCAGTGCTGCTCGGTTTCCTCGGCACGCCCGCGTGGCCTTGGCTGCAGAGCATGTTGCTCGGCCAACATGAGGTGCATGGTCACTCCATTTTTGCCGGTGCCGGACTCATGGTCCTGTCCATCGTGCTCGTCGCCTTCGGCATCGGTGCCGGCTGGTTCATCTACGGCCGCTCGCCCCGCCGTTACGCGCAGGATGCCGATCCACTGCAGGCCAAAGCCCCCGGACTCTTCGCCGCGCTCGCGGCCCGGCTCGGCTTTGACGAGCTTTACGCCGCCACCGCCTTCCGGCTCAACGACGCCGTCGCCACTGCCGCGGACTTCGCCGACCGCTGGGTGTGGGGTGGGGTGATCAAGGCCCTCGGCGGGCTCGGTCGTTTGATCGGCCTCACCAATCTTGAATCCGACGAAGAGATCATCAACCGCGGCTTCGACGGCACCAGCCGCTCACTGCGCGAGAGTGGTGAGTCCTACTCGCGCGTCCAAACCGGCGATGCCCACGGCTACCTGCTCACGATCGCCCTCTCCTTCGTCGTCCTCGCCACCCTCTTGCTGATCGGAGGTCTGCGATGA
- a CDS encoding NADH-quinone oxidoreductase subunit J family protein — MIGFVIITGFIAGSVALAFTRRNPVHAALLLVLTWAGIGSYYLWAGAEFLAFAQLLVYAGAISMVVLFAVLLTRPQPEDPADLPPDSRKRASMAIIAAAAVGAVLFKAISATEFKTAPATAPTVTVKDLGEQLMGAYAPALLIVGLILTIALIGATTIAAARRVSSTNRAQPEDHA; from the coding sequence ATGATCGGCTTCGTCATCATCACAGGTTTCATCGCCGGGTCGGTCGCGCTGGCCTTCACCCGGCGCAATCCCGTGCACGCCGCCCTCCTCCTCGTGCTCACGTGGGCCGGCATTGGCAGCTACTACCTTTGGGCGGGCGCCGAGTTCCTCGCCTTCGCCCAACTGCTGGTTTACGCCGGTGCCATCTCCATGGTCGTGCTGTTCGCGGTGTTGCTGACCCGCCCGCAACCCGAAGACCCCGCCGACCTCCCGCCCGATTCCCGCAAACGTGCCAGCATGGCTATCATCGCCGCGGCGGCCGTCGGTGCCGTGCTCTTCAAGGCCATCAGCGCCACCGAATTTAAGACGGCCCCAGCCACCGCGCCCACCGTCACCGTGAAAGACCTCGGCGAGCAACTCATGGGCGCTTACGCCCCGGCCCTGCTCATCGTCGGCCTCATCCTTACGATCGCCCTCATCGGTGCCACCACCATCGCCGCCGCCCGTCGGGTTTCGTCGACCAACCGCGCTCAACCGGAGGACCACGCATGA
- the nuoK gene encoding NADH-quinone oxidoreductase subunit NuoK: MTPLAACLMLSAFLFCAGLAAALARSNTILVLLGVELMLNAANLNFIAFWRFNPNPDAGTGIVFVLFAIAVAAAEAAVGLALIIAIYRHRQTIKLQEANTLKG, translated from the coding sequence ATGACCCCGCTCGCCGCCTGTCTCATGCTTTCCGCGTTCCTGTTCTGTGCCGGCCTCGCCGCCGCGCTCGCCCGTAGCAACACCATCCTCGTGCTCCTCGGCGTCGAGCTGATGCTCAACGCGGCCAACCTCAACTTCATCGCCTTCTGGCGCTTCAATCCCAACCCCGACGCCGGCACGGGCATTGTGTTTGTGCTCTTCGCCATCGCCGTCGCCGCCGCCGAAGCCGCCGTAGGCCTCGCCCTCATCATCGCGATCTACCGTCACCGGCAGACCATCAAACTCCAAGAGGCCAACACCCTCAAAGGCTGA
- a CDS encoding complex I subunit 4 family protein — protein sequence MNALPYAIYLSFAGALACLLLGSRSAAAARVTALLTALAAWACTLYAACGYIPTIGLQDLTLVPWIPELGIHYHLAADGISLTLVVLTGLAATAGILFSWNIEERAGEFFALFLALIGGVYGVFLSADAFVFFVFYEIAIVPKYFLIANWGSTNREYGAMKLVLYSFAGSALVLAGLVWTYAAGGAVNFSLPELAYAASTLSWAEQLTVFGFLFFGFATLAGIFPLHTWAPTGHVAAPTGASMLLAGVVMKLGAYGCLRVALPLLPDAFAAWQPIIAGLALIGILYAGLVALVQEDFKFVIAYSSVSHMGFVILGLAVANEHALSGAVLQMFSHGVIAGLLFAVVGRMVYERTHTRKLTALRALPLFRLMPFAAVTFVIAALASMGMPGFSGFPAELTILIGTWTTSPVWTFAAALGVMIAAAFTLRVLQLSFFGKSGTTDVSSGHPTYPPLTWPEKTGAVLLLATTILLGLRPDLLLNWIEPALQSPLMSAISKGLTS from the coding sequence ATGAACGCGCTGCCCTACGCCATCTACCTGTCGTTTGCCGGCGCCCTCGCCTGCCTGCTGCTCGGCTCTCGCTCCGCCGCCGCGGCTCGCGTGACCGCGCTCCTGACCGCCCTGGCTGCCTGGGCCTGCACCTTGTATGCCGCCTGCGGATACATCCCGACCATCGGCCTGCAGGACCTGACCCTCGTGCCGTGGATCCCCGAGCTGGGCATCCACTACCATCTGGCCGCCGACGGCATCAGCCTCACGCTCGTCGTGCTCACCGGTCTGGCCGCGACCGCCGGCATTCTGTTCTCCTGGAACATCGAGGAACGCGCCGGTGAATTCTTCGCCCTCTTCCTCGCGCTCATCGGCGGCGTTTACGGTGTGTTTCTCAGCGCCGATGCCTTCGTGTTCTTCGTCTTCTACGAGATCGCGATCGTCCCGAAGTATTTCCTCATCGCCAATTGGGGCTCCACCAACCGCGAGTATGGTGCGATGAAGCTGGTGCTGTATTCCTTCGCGGGCAGCGCCCTCGTGCTCGCCGGACTGGTCTGGACCTACGCCGCAGGTGGTGCGGTCAACTTCTCCCTGCCCGAGCTTGCCTACGCCGCCTCCACCCTCAGCTGGGCCGAGCAACTCACCGTCTTCGGTTTCCTTTTCTTCGGCTTCGCCACCCTCGCCGGTATTTTCCCGCTGCACACCTGGGCCCCGACCGGCCACGTCGCCGCGCCCACCGGCGCCTCGATGTTGCTGGCCGGCGTGGTCATGAAACTCGGCGCTTACGGCTGCCTGCGCGTCGCGCTGCCGCTGCTGCCCGACGCCTTCGCCGCTTGGCAACCCATCATCGCGGGCCTCGCCCTCATCGGCATCCTCTACGCTGGTCTCGTTGCGCTGGTGCAGGAGGACTTCAAGTTCGTCATCGCCTACTCGAGCGTCAGCCACATGGGCTTCGTCATCCTCGGTCTCGCCGTCGCCAACGAACACGCCCTCAGCGGAGCGGTGCTGCAAATGTTCTCCCACGGCGTGATCGCCGGCCTGCTCTTCGCCGTGGTCGGCCGCATGGTTTACGAACGCACCCACACCCGCAAACTCACCGCCCTGCGCGCCCTGCCGCTCTTCCGGTTGATGCCTTTCGCGGCCGTGACCTTTGTCATCGCCGCTCTCGCCTCCATGGGTATGCCCGGCTTCTCCGGTTTCCCTGCCGAGCTCACGATCCTGATCGGCACCTGGACAACGTCCCCCGTCTGGACCTTCGCCGCCGCGCTCGGCGTGATGATCGCCGCCGCTTTCACCCTGCGGGTCCTGCAACTTTCCTTCTTCGGCAAGTCCGGGACCACCGATGTCTCCAGCGGCCATCCCACCTACCCACCGCTCACCTGGCCCGAGAAGACCGGCGCCGTGCTGCTTCTGGCCACGACCATCCTACTCGGCCTGCGGCCCGACCTGTTGCTCAACTGGATTGAGCCTGCCCTGCAGTCGCCGCTCATGTCCGCCATCTCGAAAGGACTCACCTCATGA
- a CDS encoding complex I subunit 4 family protein, with the protein MSNLPLLSLLIFAPWVFALILALSPKLGRTFALVGSLNTLVLGLVALTHFDPAAGLQFVERHNWIEPLNITYHLGLDGMSLLLVLLTGIIAPIALLASWNEKRDTRLFGALFLVLQGAALGVFLALDFFPWFICWELSLVPAYFLIRLWGGPRATAAAYQFVIYTIGGSVFMLAAFAALYASTGTLNFTELAALRANGALDAALSPTLATVVFAGVLIGLAVKVPLFPFHTWLPATYAEAPTGASMFLTGVMSKMGVYGFLRILWPLFPAQLQAWATPLLWLALAGVVLGAFAALVQRDLKRVIAYSSVNHLSYCLLALFAVASAPGSNPAAATAALNGTLLQMFNHGLSAAALFACIGMLETRNGGRRGLHDFGGVRTALPVFAGFCGVALFSSLGLPGLNGFVGEFLIFRGVFGFAPVVTAIATLGLLATALFLLTLWQRVFHGPTRGDVASFAPLAASEKLTLIPLVVLMFLFGILPQLLIGLVNPLVTTWALNLP; encoded by the coding sequence ATGAGTAACCTGCCGCTGCTTTCCCTGCTCATTTTCGCCCCGTGGGTCTTCGCGCTCATCCTCGCGCTCTCGCCCAAACTCGGCCGCACCTTCGCCCTCGTCGGCAGCCTCAATACGCTCGTGCTCGGCCTCGTCGCGCTGACGCACTTCGACCCCGCCGCCGGCCTGCAGTTCGTCGAGCGTCACAACTGGATCGAGCCGCTCAACATCACCTACCACCTCGGCCTCGACGGCATGAGCCTGCTGCTGGTGCTGCTCACCGGCATCATCGCGCCGATCGCCCTGCTCGCTTCGTGGAATGAGAAGCGCGACACCCGTCTCTTCGGCGCGCTCTTCCTCGTGCTCCAAGGTGCCGCGCTCGGCGTGTTCCTCGCCCTCGATTTCTTCCCGTGGTTCATCTGCTGGGAACTGAGCCTCGTGCCGGCCTACTTCCTCATTCGCCTCTGGGGCGGCCCCCGCGCCACCGCTGCAGCGTATCAGTTCGTAATCTACACGATCGGCGGCAGCGTGTTCATGCTCGCAGCCTTCGCCGCGCTCTACGCCTCCACCGGCACGCTCAACTTCACCGAGCTCGCCGCCCTGCGCGCCAATGGTGCGCTCGACGCCGCCCTCTCTCCGACCCTCGCCACCGTCGTGTTCGCGGGTGTGCTGATCGGCCTCGCCGTCAAGGTGCCGCTCTTCCCCTTCCACACGTGGTTGCCCGCCACTTACGCCGAAGCGCCCACCGGCGCCTCGATGTTCCTCACCGGCGTCATGTCGAAGATGGGCGTCTACGGTTTCCTCCGCATCCTCTGGCCGCTCTTCCCCGCCCAACTGCAGGCCTGGGCCACGCCGCTGCTCTGGCTCGCGCTCGCCGGAGTCGTGCTCGGGGCCTTCGCCGCCCTCGTGCAACGCGACCTCAAACGCGTCATCGCCTACTCTTCGGTCAACCACTTGAGCTACTGCCTGCTCGCGCTTTTCGCCGTGGCGAGTGCGCCCGGCAGCAATCCCGCCGCCGCCACCGCCGCCCTCAACGGCACGCTCCTGCAGATGTTTAACCACGGTCTCTCCGCCGCCGCCCTCTTCGCCTGTATCGGTATGTTGGAGACGCGCAACGGCGGTCGTCGCGGCCTGCACGACTTCGGCGGAGTGCGCACCGCCCTGCCGGTCTTCGCCGGTTTCTGCGGCGTGGCGCTCTTCTCCTCCCTCGGCCTCCCCGGCCTGAATGGCTTCGTCGGCGAATTCCTCATTTTCCGAGGCGTCTTTGGTTTTGCCCCGGTCGTGACCGCCATCGCCACCCTCGGCCTGCTCGCCACCGCGCTCTTTCTGCTGACTCTGTGGCAACGCGTTTTCCACGGCCCCACCCGCGGTGACGTCGCCAGCTTTGCCCCGCTCGCCGCCAGCGAAAAGCTCACCCTCATTCCGCTGGTGGTGCTCATGTTCCTCTTCGGCATCCTGCCGCAACTCCTCATCGGCTTGGTCAACCCCCTCGTGACCACCTGGGCCCTCAACCTGCCATGA
- a CDS encoding 4Fe-4S binding protein gives MLGSGIIKGLAVTAKNFFGTYTKPEECMTTVSYPEEQAPIGEHYRSFPFLVCDDEEKPFDTMRCVSCTICEKECPPQCIYIVKSKDKKPDHVGKPQFYPVVFDIDTSVCMSCGICAEVCPFESIKMDKDFEIAATNRFEGLMLHRDTLLKPNSHYQKIRPTDAAVSDANLAQQKEAAAKKAAAAEAKKAAAAKAAAEAKKAETAEAPRADADKSSSSDA, from the coding sequence ATGCTCGGCTCCGGCATCATCAAAGGTCTCGCGGTCACCGCGAAAAACTTCTTCGGCACTTACACGAAGCCCGAGGAATGCATGACCACGGTGTCCTATCCGGAGGAACAGGCGCCAATCGGTGAGCACTACCGCAGCTTTCCCTTCCTCGTTTGCGACGATGAGGAAAAGCCCTTCGACACGATGCGCTGCGTCTCCTGCACCATCTGCGAAAAGGAGTGCCCGCCGCAGTGCATCTACATCGTCAAAAGCAAGGACAAGAAGCCCGATCACGTCGGCAAACCCCAGTTTTACCCCGTCGTTTTCGACATCGATACCTCCGTCTGCATGAGCTGCGGCATCTGCGCCGAGGTCTGCCCCTTCGAGTCGATCAAGATGGACAAGGACTTCGAAATCGCAGCCACCAACCGCTTCGAGGGTCTCATGCTCCACCGCGACACGCTGCTCAAACCCAACAGCCACTACCAAAAGATCCGCCCCACCGACGCCGCCGTATCCGACGCCAATCTCGCCCAACAAAAGGAAGCCGCCGCCAAAAAAGCCGCCGCGGCCGAGGCGAAGAAAGCCGCTGCCGCCAAAGCCGCGGCCGAGGCCAAAAAAGCTGAAACTGCCGAAGCGCCCCGCGCCGACGCCGATAAGTCTTCGTCTTCCGACGCATGA